TGGAGGAGTTGAAAAGATGTTGGAGGAGTCTCCGTTGGTGGCGAGCAAAAGGGAGAAGCTTCAGAATAGTATCAAGCTCTTGAAGGAGTCTAAGGATGCTGTGGCCGCCATTGTTGATCAAAATTGTTAAGCGATTGCTTCTTTCACAAGCTTTGGTGAAATCGGGTCAGGTTAAGAGATCGTCcttgatttatttgtttcgGTGAAGTCGGGTCGAGTTATTAGGGCTCCTAGATGGGCTATTTGTGGACTTGGgccttttatgttttttgaacTTTCggattttcttgttttcaatcTCAGTTTGGAATTAGTTCTCAGTTTTAACAGCCAAcactttccattttttttctcctaaAGAACTTTAATAGGCTTTTATATGCATTAGGGAAACCTAAACATTGACTAGCTCTAGCGCAAAATTACCTCAATAGATTAGCGGAAATATTCACAAAATGGCAGCAAAATCCTACTTAACTTCTTAAAACCCATCTGGGATTGATATTAGAGATTAAGCTATTTCAGTTAATCTCATGTGGAAAAAAGTTAGAGTTTGATACTTAGTTCTATGAAACTTGTAAATCACGACCATTGGAAACTTAAAGCATGCTTGCAATTGAATCATCTGCTAACAACCATTGGAAATTATCAAGTGTTGAGCCCAATGAACGAAAATTATCAAGTTACGCCTTTAGTCAAAATTCCAAACTTCACCACAAAAGAATTCAGCCAATTGGAaccaataaaatattcaaatacaCATCTTAAGAGAGACGTTTTAGTTTCAACTACGAGCTAGATATAGGTGCAATTACTGACTTAATTAGCTTTTTTCAATTCCAACATGCACGCTACTTGCATCCTTTCATGCAATTTACTTGCTTCGTAAATTCTTCGTATACACAAAGCCCTTCtaatatctctatatatatctttgcaTATCTCTAAGAAGAATCTCACTTACCCATAGAACTTCTCTTTTCTGTCTTTTATATCTTCTACTCTTGTCTTATCTCTAAAAGAACACAAATGGGAGGTAGTAAGAAGCATGTTGTCACTAGaacctcttctccttctcttgcAATTGTCCAGGCGAATCCTCATGACAACAGAGAAGTTGTTCCCATCGAAGCACCGATTATATCTTCATATAACGATAGGATTAGGCCGTTGCTTGACACGGTTGACCGTCTAAGGAACCTCAATGTGATGAGAGAAGGCATTCAGCTTCCCACCATTGTCGTGGTTGGAGACCAGTCCTCGGGGAAGTCAAGTGTCCTCGACTCGTTGGCAGGAATCAGTCTACCTCGTGGCCAAGGAATCTGCACTAGGGTTCCTCTTGTCATGCGACTTCAGCGAAGCTCTAGCCCTGTACCTGAGATATGGCTTGAGTACAGTGACAAGATTGTTCCCACGGATGAGGAGCACATCGCTGAAGCTATCTGTGCTGCAACAGATGTGATTGCTGGTAAGTTCACTCTCTATCTTGGTATTAAGTGTGTTTAGCTGCAAGAGAGATTACTGAGAGTGCGACCTTTAATCTAAAACATGAATATTTGAACGAAGTTGGTTTACTTACCATAGAATTCCTTGGAGTTAGATGTGTACATATACCTAAATGACAGTGCCTAGTGATGTGTTTTATATACTCTGAAACTCCTAGTTGGATCTTAATGGTCTGGTTTTTTTTCATGCTGTTAATTATACTTTAGCTGTTCACGTTACTTACTGTTGAAACTTCATAGTGTTACTTACTACCATTGATGTCCCTAAAATAAGATGTCTACATGAACCTGAATACAAGTACCTAGATTTGAAATATGATTATGGAAAACCTAGTGTAGTCTGATAACTTTAGTGCTCTTTATACTACTAGTTTTGCTATTTGAAGGAACTAAAAGTGTTGTGTGTGATGCTAAccagttttgaacttttgacTACCTATACTGCAGGATCTGGCAAAGGGGTCTCAGACGCTCCATTGACCCTCCATGTTAAGAAGGCTGGGGTCCCATATCTTACCATGGTCGATCTTCCCGGTATAACTCGAGGCCAGTGAATGGACAACCGGAGAATATTTACGAACAGATTTCTGGGATGATCATGAAGTACATCGAGCCACAAGAATCAATAATCCTCAATGTTCTGTCAGCTACAGTCGACTTCACCACCTGTGAATCCATCCGTATGTGAACGGACTCTGGCCGTTGTCACCAAGGCAGACATGGCTCCCGAAGGTCTCCTACAGAAAGTAACTGCGGATGATGTGAGTATTGGTCTAGGTTACGTCTGTGTCAGAAACCGCATTGGAGAAGAGCGTATGAACAAGCTAGAATGCAAGAAGAGTTGCTCTTCAGGACTCACCCGATGCTGAGCTTGATTGATGAAGACATCGTGGGAATCCCTGTTATAGCTCAGAAGCTAATGCTTATCCAAGCAACGATGATTTCCCGCTGTTTGCCTGAAATCGTTCGCAAGATCAATCACAAGATGGAAACTGCTGTCCTGGAGTTGAACAAGCTACCGATGGTTATGGCTTCTACCGGAGAAGCATTGATGGCATTGATGGACATCATTGGTTCTGCCAAGGAGTCCCTCTTCAGAATCCTTGTCCAAGGAGACTTCTCTGAATTCCCGGATGACCAGAACATGCACTGTACTGCTCGTTTGGCTGACATGTTAAGCCAATTCTCCGATAATCTGCAAGAGAAGCCAAAGGAAGTGACCGAGTTCTTGATGAATGAGATCAAGATCCTTGACGAATGCAAGTGTGTTGGACTGCCCAATTTCATCCCCAGGTCAGCCTTCTTGGCTATACTATCACAACACGAAGATGCCATACATGTCAAGCCCGTGGAGTTCATCAAGAAGATATGGGACTACATTGAAGTTGTTCTCTCATCCGTCATTGCCAAGTATTCTGAAAACTTCCCACAGATCCAATCTGCCATCAAACGTGCTGGTCGAAATCTAATCACCAAGATCAAGGAACACTCTGTGGAGCGAGTGTTGGAGATTGTTGAAATGGAGAAGCTGACTGATTACACATGTAACCCTGAGTACATGACGTCTTGGACTCAGATGACTGCTGAACAACAAAACTTCATTTATGCTGTGTTGTCCGATGGGAAAAAGCCTGAGCACTTCTCGTTGACTGGATTTGGTGGAATTGTGAAGATCTCTCACCTACGGAAGTATCATGCTCATCTCCTGCAGCAAGCCTTCGATATGAAGATGAGGATAGCATCTTACTGGACGATAGTCTTACGAAGGATTGTGGACAGTCTTGCTCTGTATCTTCAGCTGTCAGTGAAGAATCTCGTGAATTATTAGTTTCAGAAGGAGATTGTGGCGGAGATGGTGGATCCAAGAGCTGGCGGAGGTCTTCAGAGGATGCTAGAGGAGTCGCCGTCGGTGGCGAGCAAGAGAGAGAAGCTGAAGAACAGTATCAAGCTTCCGAAGGAGTCCAAGGATGCAGTGGCGGCCATTGTCGATCAGAGTTCTGGGTACGGAGATCGTTGATCGTTGGTTTCTCTCGTGATGTCGGGTTTATGGATTGATTTGCTTCGGTTAGTTCGGGTCAGGTATTTTTGGGCTTTTGATGGGTTTCTTTTTTGGAGTTGGgccttttgtgtttttctttgaacttTCGGATTTTCTCGtttatgtttttcatattttgtgtGTGGTACCGATTAAGCTATTAAGCTTAATAACGTTATGTTGGCGTCTGTTTGAATGAATTTCATAAGTTATAAGTTTCTTAAGAAGATTTTTATtgcaattattattttcataccATCTACTATATCATATAGCCTATATGAAACTATCTCTTCGTTTTATCTTCACTCGGattattgttttgaatttattcCATTTAAATGAAAGAATTtgactattttaattttttaattcagtAGCAAAGTCGCaaagaaacatattttgaGATTTAAAATCCACAGTAACTAACTAGACCAAAGAACCATTTGGCACAGATTCACTCAATTACGATATTTAtctcaaatcaaaaacaaaaagttaaagtCGAATTTCTTTATAGGAAATGTGGAATAAAACCAATAACTTCGTATGATGGTTTTGCTcggtggaagaagaaaatagacaGTAAAAGAAAGTCCGTACATAACTCAAGCAAAGTTAAACCTTTACAAGAGTTTCGTTGGTCTGAATAATCAAATGTAATAAATTTTTGAGTCTCTGGCTGGAATCAGGTTGCCTCGAGGACAAAGGACTTGCACAAGGGTTCCTCTTGTGATGCGATTACAGAGAACTCCTTGCCCTGAGCCTGAAATCTGGCTTGAGTACGATTACAGAAGAGTTGATACTGATGAGTGATGAGGAGCATATCGCCGAAGCTATTTCTTCTGCAGCTGAGGCCATTGCTGGTACGTTCTTACTTTCTCTTATCTGTTACTagatgtttatttatatattttaaaccTGCAAAGACAGATTCTTAGAATGAGTCTCTCCACACACTAGAGACGACTTTACGTGTTGCCTAAGTAAtcgatttttttaatactgTATCGTTGAGACTTGAGTGTAGCATGTTTGAGACTAAAAAAATGGATTGTTGGGAATTGTTGTTATGATGAGtaatcttaaatatatattcatgtttTCAGGATCTGGTAAAGGTGTATCATACACTCCCTTAACTCTCCATGTCAAGAAGGCTGATGTTCCTGATCTTACATTGGTTGATCTCCCTGAGATAACTCGAGTTCCCGTGAATGGACAGACTCAAAACATCCATGCGAAAAATCTCCAAGGTGATTATGAAGTACATCAAGCCACATGAATCCATCATCCTCAATGTTCTGCCAGCGACAGTTGATTTCACAACTTGTGAACAAAACAGGGGAACGGACTCTGGCTGTGGTCACAAAGGTTGACATGGCTACTGAAGGGCTCGTGAAGAAAGTTACTGCAGATGAGGTGAGTATCGGAATTGGTTATGTATGTGTTAGAAACCGGATAGGGGAGGAAATCTTTGAAGAAGCTCGTATGGAAGAAGAGTTAGTGTTTAGTAATCATCCACTGCTTTCCATGATAAACAAAGATATCCCTAGCAGCTGCAAAACCAAGTAAACCGCCCCTGAGGAGATCGAAACGGGGACTAATATCCAAACCGAAAATACTTGCAGTAAAGGGttcttgttctctgtttcttaaaGTAATTATGCTATTTGCTTCAAGTTAAAAATAGAAGAGAATTGGTCCTCCTTATGTTTAGGTTCTAGATGTTTCGGTTCAACAACATGAATAAAGTTGTTAGAGATAAATACAGAGAATGGgcttgaaaaaaaagaaacaaagtatGAACACTTGTTAGGTTTTAAGCGATTGCCAAGGATGTTGTGGCAGCCATTGTTGATCAGGATTCTGGGTACGGAGATCGTTAATCGATTGCTTCTTTCACAAGCTTTGGTGAAGAAAGATCGTGTTTTTAGGTCTTGCctaaatgtttatttttcaaagttcGGAACTTTTGTGatctctttgttgttgttttcttatacgcTTGACATTATATAGTGTTCtagttttataaattaaaaaaagaaaagttttttattGCATTCTCTAATTTGATGAAATATTaaagttaaattaaaatattttaccaaTTTAAATTGTactcgacaaaaaaaaaacttgttctcgAAACTATGGAGAATAACGAGGTAATGGGATGAAATTTCATATCACAAACTTGCAATCTATCGTGGTTCAAACTACAAAGTCCTTGACGgctaaaaaatcaaagatagaAAATAGTAATTTAACAGTTAAATTTATCTCTTGTACTCCGTAAAAGTTACAAACCTCAGATGTCAACATTTACATCTATCTCTTGTTCTTAAAACAATGAAGAACTTTCAAACTTCtacatttaaccaaaaaaaaaactttcaaacttcttctttgtaaaagttaaaacacCAAAGGTCACCACAAGCCAATCTATAAATGTCACCACCAACATGAGTCTCTTCACTCACtaaaaacttttcttctctgcATCTAATCCTTTATTtcctctctcactctcttttgtttatacTCGTGCAAAAATGGGAGGCAGTAAGATGTCCAATGACTATGAAATTGATGTCGAAGCTGGGATGTCTTCTCTTTCTATAGTCAACACACCCATTGAAGCACCAATTGTATCATCTTACAATGACCGGATCCGGCCATTGCTTGACACTGTCGACAGATTGAGAAACCTGAATGTGATGAGAGAAGGGATCCAGCTTCCCACCATTGTGGTGGTTGGAGACCAGTCTTCAGGGAAGTCGAGTGTTCTTGAGTCGTTGGCAGGAATCAATTTGCCTCGTGGACAAGGAATCTGCACTAGGGTTCCTCTAGTCATGAGGCTTCAGCGAAGCTCCAGCCCTGAACCAGAGATTTGGCTGGAATACAGTGACAAAGTTGTTCCCACAGATGAAGAACACGTCGCTGAAGCTATTTGTGCTGCAACAGATGTGATTGCTGGtaagttttctctctctccttctcagTGTAGTGTTAAGTGTGTTTTGCTGCAAAAGTGATACATAAATCAAATAGAATGCGACCTTTAATCCTAAACATTGGACCTTAGAAAGGAGATATTTATTTACCTTAAGAAGTCTCTCAATAAAAGTGCCTAGAGGTTTTATTCGATTCTGGATCCTAGTTTGGTCATTACATTTATGGTTTTATTCATGCAGTTAATTATACTAGTTTGAAACACAATGAAACTTCTTACTGTTATTACCTACCATAGAAGTCATTAGTTAGATGTGTAATATATACCTGAATACAAGTTGTCTAAAAGTGTTTAATGTTTCTGGATCTCCTAGACTGGTCTTTACTCATCTGATATTTTTAATGCTGCTTACCCTACTTTTGCTATATGATGGAACTTTAGAGTGTTGTGTGTTTGATACTAACCAGTTTTGTCTACCTGTGCTGCAGGAACTGGTGAAGGAGTTTCAGACACTCCCCTGACCCTCAGTGTTAAGAAGAACAATGTCCCAGATCTTACGATGGTCGATCTTCCCGGTATAACTCGAGTTCCAGTGAATGGACAACCGGAGAATATTTACGAACAGATTTCTAGGATGATCATGAAGTACATCGAGCCTCAAGAATCAATAATCCTCAATGTTCTGTCAGCTACGGTCGACTTCACCACATGCGAATCCATTCGCATGTCAAGACAAGTTGACAAAACTGGTGAACGGACTCTGGCTGTTGTGACAAAGGCTGACATGGCTCCTGAAGGTCTCCTGCAGAAAGTAACTGCAGATGATGTGAGTATCGGACTAGGTTACATCTGTGTTAGAAACCGTATAGGAGAAGAGACATATGAAGAAGCTAGGGTGCAGGAAGATTTACTCTTCAGGACTCATCCACTGCTAAGTTTGATTGATGGTGACATTGTCGGCATCTTGTGAACATTCAATTACATGAGGAGATCGTGGCGGAATTGGTGAATTCAAGTAGTGGAGGAGTAGTTGAGAAGATGCTGGAGGAGTATCCGTCGGTGGCGAGCAAGAGGGAGAAGCTTAAGAACAGTATCAAGCTTCTGAAGGAGTCCAAGGATGTTGTGGCGGCCATTGTTGATCAGAGCTCTTGATATGGAGATCGTTGATCTATTGCTTCACATAAGTCGGGTCGGGTCGTGTTTTAGATTTGGGCCTTTTAAGATTTGGgcttttgtgtgttttgaattttcggattttctttgtttatgttttcaatcTTCTTGTGTGGTTGGTAATAATGTAACGCTAAGCTAAGCTAGTAAAGCTTTACGTTAATGTGGCTTTCCCGTTTTATAAAGTCTCttaaattctaaataaataCTTCATTCAAACTTTCATAAGCTAGGAAAGATTTAAattgaagtttaaaatatgttttctgaAAACATGGAGAATCATGAGATAGTGGGATGAAAGTTTTGATCACAAACCCGATCTATGGTGGTTCAAAGTCCTTAATGGTTTTAACTTCTTAACTTTTAACagatttgaacaaaaaaaaaaaaaaaaactttgaacagAAGTTAAACCATGTCCAATTTTTGTTGCATCTTTAAAATCTTAAGAACTacgatatttgttttttttaaacagggctttatcaataaatttaGTATATTAACCTGGTCCagtctttatttattttttgtttaaatgtaAAGATTTCATTAGTTTAACTTTTAGTTAGAACCTGGCTCAAtcattaagaaataaatgattaattatatatcataaattatatataatacatatgtttatactttatagaCATTAGTCGGTTACAGCAGACTAAGATCGAATATTTCTCAATCTGTATCCGGACCTGATGAATACTTTAATAAGCTCAAATGTTTATGCAAgatatctaaaataaaactatattattataattcgAATTTGTTGGGATTCACCATTTCTGAACACCTCTGGTAATAGATACAGTCGGATCTAAATGGTAAAATATTAgaagaattagaagaaaaagatgagtGGAATTGGTACGATAATGAAACATTTAATGAAGCTAAACTTAGTTAATTCATTCCAAACGGTAAAGACGACATAACGATTAGCTTAGTTTGTTACAacaaagagattaaaaacataaaataggccggaaaattcaaaagttcaaaaactACACAAGGCCCAAGCCCAACTTCaacaacagagaaagaaacataCCCGACCTGACTTCACCAAAAAACTCGACGAATGAAGCAATCGCTTAACGATCAGCGTATACAGAGTTCTGATCAACAATGGCCGCCACAACGTCCTTGGATTCCTTCAGAAGCTTGAGACTATTCTTCAGCTTCTCCCTCTTGCTCGCCACCGACGGTGATTCCTCCAGCATCCTATCTATTCCTCCGCCAGCTCTTGGATCCACCATCTCCGCCACAATCTCCTTCTGAAACTGACTGTTGACCAGATTCTTCACAGAGAATTGAAGGTAGAGAGCAAGGTTATCGACAACCCTTCGCAATACGATCGTCCAGTAAGATGTGATCCTCATCTTCATATCAAACGCTTGTTGCAGCAAATGAGCGTGATACTTTCGCAGATGCGAGATCTTCACATCCCCGAATCCAGGTAAAGCAAAATTCTCAGGTTTATTCTCATCGTGCAACACAGAATTGATGAAGTTTTGCTGTGAGGTTGTCTTCTGAGTCCAAGAAGTCATGTAATCTGGGTTACATGTGTAATCGGTAAGCTTCTCCATCTCAACGATCTCAATTACTCAGTTCACGGAACGTTCCTTAGTCCTGCTCATTAGATTACGACCAGCCCTTTTGATGGAGGATTGAATCTGGGGAAAGTTGTCAGAATATGTCGTAATGACTGATGACAGAACGACTTCAATGTAGTCCCATATCTCCTTGATGAACTCAACTGGCTTGTCTTGTATCCCATCCACATGTTGTGAAAGGATTGCTAAGAAAGAAGATCTTGGTATAAAATTAGGCAATCCGATACATTTGCGCTCTTCTAAGACTTTGATTTCATCCATCAAGAACTCTTCTGTCACGGCTTGAGGCTGTGCCTGCAGATTGTCTGAGAATCGGTTTAACATTTCAGCCAAGCGAGCTGTGCAATGCATCTTTTGATCGTTAGGGTATTCAGAGAAATCTCCATGGACAAGGATTCTTAGTAGAGACTCCTTGGCAGAACCAATGATATCCATTAGAGACATTAATGCTTCCCCAGTAGAAGCCATGACTATTGGGAGCTTGTTAAACTCCAGGACACTGATTTCCATCTTCACATTTATCTTCCTTTCGATTTCCGGCAAACACCTAGATATCATCATTCCCTGGATCTGCGTCAGCTTCTGAGCTAAGACGGGGATACCCACAATCTCATCATTGATCATTGAAAGCATCGGGTGGGTCCTGAAAAGTAACTCTTCTTGCATTCGAGCTTCTTCATAGGTTTCCTCCCCTATCCGGTTTCTAACACAGACATAACCAAGTCCGATACTCACATCATCTGCAGTTACTTTCTGGAGAAGCCCTTCAGGAGCCATGTCAGCCTTTGTGACTACAGCCAGAGTCCGCTCACCGGTTTTGTCCACCTGTTTAGACATTCTGATGGATTCACAAGTAGTGAAATCAACTGTCGCTGACAGAACATTGAGTATGATTGATTCTTGTGGCTCAATATACTTCATAACCATCCTGGAAATCtgttcataaatattttcaggCTGTCCGTTCACAGGAACACGGGTTATTCCAGGGAGATCAACCATAGTAATATCTGGAACACCAGCCTTCTTCACATGGAGCGTAAGGGGTGTGTCTGAAACCCCTTTGCCAGATCCTGCAACACAGTATTCACAAGtactaatcaaaatcaagactTCAACTGGTTAGTCTCAACACTTGAATACTGTGAAATTTCAGCTGATAGCAGAACTAGTGTAACAGGATGAAAGAAAATCAGATCACTAAGGACCCACTAGGAATTACAGAATCCTATTAACACTAGCACTAGTATTCATATAAGAGCACATGTAGTTTCAGGGCATATTATATAGTAGTTAGCTCGTTTTGAATGTGGGATATCTCAAATAAAGGTGtcgttttcattttcagaATCCTATTAACACCTCTAGCACTAGTATTCAATAATAAATGCACATTTAGTTTCAGGAACTTTTTCTATACCAGTAGCTAGCTCGTTCTAAATTTGGCATATTTCAAATAAAGGTGtcgttttcattttcagaGGCTTGGAAGCTTAAACCAAACATATTTAACAGTATGGAAGGAATAGAGGCAAAACATACCAGCTATCACGTCTGTAGCTGCACAAATAGTTTGAGCAATGTGTTCCTCATCTGTAGGAACAATTTTGTCACCGTACTCCAGCCAGATCTCAGGTTCAGGGCTTCGACTTCTCTGGAGCCTCATGACAAGAGGAACTCTAGTGCAGATTCCTTGCCCACGTGGCAAACTGATTCCTGCCAACGACTCGAGGACACTCGACTTCCCCGAGGACTGGTCTCCAACCACAACAATGGTAGGAAGCTGAATCCCTTCTTGCATCACATTCAAGTTCCTGAGCTTGTCCACAGTGTCAAGCAACGGCCTGATGTGGTCATTGTAAGATGATACAATTGGTGCTTCTGTGGGAACAACATCTTTGTGGGGGTGAGGATTCGCCTGGACAATTGCCAGAGAAGGAGTGGTACTAGTGACATCATGCTTGTTACTACGTCCCATTTTGTTGCTTGAGGAGACAATACAAGAGTAGAATAGAATGAGATAGAGAATAGAAGTAAGTGAGATAAGCGTAGTTGAGATTTATCAAAGAGatatgcaaatatatatactgaGATATTTGAAGGGCTTTGTGTTTATGAGCACTATACTACAGAAGCAGACGTTTGACATGAAATGACGTAAGTAAAAAGCATATTGGAACTGAACAAAGCTAATTAATTAAGTTCATGATTACACCTATTACCTATAGATATTAGCTCATAGTTGAATATAAAAAAGCCTCTCTCAAATCCTTTAATATAATGAATGTGTGAGATATcaatattttactattttcagGTAGACAAGACATTTGGAATTATAACCTAAGTTGTAGCTCACAGAAGGAATCTCATAGATGTTACTGACATACATATTCGCTTCATAATTAGAACTAAACAAACTCCCTCTCATCAGCCTGAATTTTGATTAcattcaattctttttttttcagttttttgtttggtaaaaaaCTTCAGTTTACAACAAttcatattttgtataaatctatattataagtaaatgtaaatttgtttatctgTATCATGAGTATCTGTCAGCACTCAGCAGCACTCTACTTCCCAACGAGTTGCTCTGCTCATTTCGTTCCGTCATTTCAATCACTCTTCACCACATGCAAATGTCACCACTGCAAATGTAtgtgattgattgataattatcgttttggtttagagattaaAGTAACTTCTTGTCCTGGAATGAATTTTCAATGGGAGGCAAGGCTTTTGTGATCTCTTGAACTCTGGATTTTTCCTTCTGTTTGGTAAtgctgagttttttttaatgttgaACGTTTCCcgttttattttcataaaatcgTTAATTCATAGTTtggtaaacaaataaaaaaaatggaaaaaaaaaaagaaaaaaaaaagagacttgGATTGGAATGAGAACAAATGCTCTAATGAAAACACCTGAACAGAGCTAGAAATGTGTTTAAGGTCGCCGGTGAAATTTAGAGAAGTCCGGTGGTCGGCGGTGCATATAAGCAGTTCTCCCTTCAGTAGCTTCTTCGGTTCCATAGAATAAGAGTGTCGCATCACCACCGAGTCCCTGCAGCAAGAAAAGTTTGTAAATCCGTTAAAAAACTGTGTGCTAGTGGGTTGCATAAGAACTGAACCTATCCAAATTGTGATTTTGTGACTTAGATTGCAAATTTGACTAATAGGATTTTGTTCCTTTAGAACGGAAAAAGACTAAGCAAGTTGATTGAAGGAGGTACCTGAAGGCCGGCATGGCCATCATCAACTGCATTAAGTGCTGCCTTAAGTACTCGGATTGCAGTTGGACTGTTCCGTAAGATTTCTCTGCACCATTTCACAGTTTCTTTCTCCAAATCCTCTAGCTGGAACAGAAAAATAGGTCTCAGTGAAGGAACAAAACAATTACCAACAAATAGActgatttttttgtgtatctGTGACAACACTATGGGGTTTACTGGTAAAATTTACCGGTACAACTGTATTGATAAGTCCCATTTTCTCTGCTTCAGAAGCTGTGTAGAACCTCGTCATAAACCACATTTCTCGTGCCTTTTTAGGACCAACCTGTATACATTCATACACTTTGATTAGCCTATGTTTGTTAGATTTTGGATATTGCATTGCAGTAATAGTGAGTTCAATTACCAGACGAGACATGATGGAACTTCCATAACCAGCATCAAAACTTCCAACCTGCAGACATCAAGTCAATCCACATAATCAGTGGGGATTAGTAATAACTCTAGTACTTACTTCACTTACACAGTCAATTCAAGGCTGAAACAGAAGCTAGAGGGAAAACCTTAGGACCCGTTTGACCAAAAATCGCATTATCAGCTGCAATTGTTAGATCGCAGACCATGTGCAAAATGTGTCCTCCTCCAACAGCATAACCAGCTACCTGACTCAGTCCAAAATCAAACAGATCAACCTCAGGAACTAGCTAATCCAGGATTAGTACAAAGATGCATACAGTAAACGAGCAGTTGTTTGAAGGTACTTACCATTGCAATA
This sequence is a window from Arabidopsis thaliana chromosome 1 sequence. Protein-coding genes within it:
- the DRP4A gene encoding Dynamin related protein 4A (Dynamin related protein 4A (DRP4A); FUNCTIONS IN: GTP binding, GTPase activity; INVOLVED IN: biological_process unknown; LOCATED IN: cellular_component unknown; CONTAINS InterPro DOMAIN/s: Dynamin, GTPase domain (InterPro:IPR001401), Interferon-induced Mx protein (InterPro:IPR015577); BEST Arabidopsis thaliana protein match is: Dynamin related protein 4C (TAIR:AT1G60500.1); Has 2623 Blast hits to 2600 proteins in 285 species: Archae - 0; Bacteria - 0; Metazoa - 1028; Fungi - 818; Plants - 486; Viruses - 0; Other Eukaryotes - 291 (source: NCBI BLink).); the protein is MGGSKMSNDYEIDVEAGMSSLSIVNTPIEAPIVSSYNDRIRPLLDTVDRLRNLNVMREGIQLPTIVVVGDQSSGKSSVLESLAGINLPRGQGICTRVPLVMRLQRSSSPEPEIWLEYSDKVVPTDEEHVAEAICAATDVIAGTGEGVSDTPLTLSVKKNNVPDLTMVDLPGITRVPVNGQPENIYEQISRMIMKYIEPQESIILNVLSATVDFTTCESIRMSRQVDKTGERTLAVVTKADMAPEGLLQKVTADDVSIGLGYICVRNRIGEETYEEARVQEDLLFRTHPLLSLIDGDIVGIL